From Solidesulfovibrio fructosivorans JJ]:
TCGATCTCGATCTTCTCGATGCCGGCCTCGAGCATCAAGCGCCAGGAGCGCTTAGTGATGGGCTTGTCCACGCCCACGATGACCTTGCCGTCGGTGTCGCGCACCTCGGCGTAGGCCTTCTCCTTGCGGTAGAACTCCGGCAGCACCGGCCGAAACACGCGGGAGCCCTCGAGGAAGAAGTGCTCGATCTCGTAGAAGTAGCGCAGGATGTCGACGCGCGACATGCCCATGGCCTTGAACAAAATGGTGGCGGGCATCTTGCGGCGGCGGTCGATGCGCACGTAGAGGATGTCCTTGTGGTCGTAGTCGAAATCAAGCCACGAACCGCGCATGGGGATGACGCGGCAGGAGTACAGCACCTTGCGGCTGGTGTGGCTCTTGCCGGAGTCGTGCTCGAAGATGATGCCCGGCGAGCGCTGGAGCTGGTTGACGATGACGCGCTCGGTGCCGTTGATGATGAACGTGCCCTTTTCGGTCATCAGCGGCACGGTGCCGAAATAGATGACCTGTTCCTTGATGTCGCGGATGGTGCGGTTTTCGGTCTCCTCGTCCACGTCGTAGACGACGAGGCGGACCTTGATGCGCAACGGGGCCTCGTAGGTAAGGCCTTTGACGATACATTCCGGAACGTCGTATTTTGGCTCGCCGATCTCGTAGCTGACATACTCCAGCGAGGCGGTTCTATTGAAGTCCTCGATGGGAAAGACCGAACGGAACACGCCCTCAAGCCCGGCATCCTCCCGGCTGGTGGGAGGAATGTCCTTTTGCAGAAAGAGCTCGTAGGAGTCGATCTGCAGGTTGAGCAGATGGGGAATGGTCAGCGTTTTGACGATCTTGCCGAAATTTTTGGTCAGCTGGGCCATTTTTTCCTCTGTGCAGGGCTACGACGTTGGAAGGGAGTGGGGCGCGGTGCCCCGCATCGGCCTTGCAAGGCGCGCCTGGCGCCGGTTTCGCCCCGGTCCGGCGAGGGTACGCCGGGATGGTGGCTGCGGAAAGAGTTTACAGGATAAAAAGGCAAAAAGAGCGCCCCCGCCCCTGTGGAAAGGGGGCGCTCTTTCACGTCGACAGCAAAAACGCGCGGCGCGTTACTTGATTTCGCAGGTCGCTCCGGCTTCATCAAGCTGCTTTTTGGCTTCCTCGGCGTCGGCCTTGGCCACGCCTTCCTTGATGGTGGAGGGCAGCTCGTCGACCTTGGCCTTGGCTTCCTTGAGGCCCAGACCGGTCAGGGCGCGCACGACCTTGATGACGGCGATCTTGTTGCCGCCGGCATTGGTCAGCACGACGTCGAACTCGGTCTTCTCTTCCTCGGCCGCGGCGGCGTCGCCACCGGCGGCGGGAGCGGCCATCATCATGCCCATGGCCGGGGCGGCGGCGGAAACGCCGAACTTCTCCTCAAGCTCCTTGATGAACTGGGAGAGCTCGAGGACGGTCATATTGGCGATGAAATCGACGACTTGTTCCTTGGTGATGTCGGACATGGACTGTTTCTCCTTCGAATGTTCGCTTTGGCGAAAACCGACTTAGGCGGCTTCCTTTTTGTCCTTGATGGCCGTCAGCGCGTACAGCATGCCGCGGATGACGTTCGCAAACAGGCTGACGAAGTTGGTGGGCACGGCGTTCATGGTGCCAAGGGTCTTGGCCAGAAGTTCGGGCTTGCTCGGCAGCTTGGACAGCTCGACGACGCCATCGGAGTCGATGAGCGATCCGCCGAGGCTGGCGAGCTTGACCGTGAACTTCTTGCTGGTCTTGGCGTAGTCCACCAGGACCTTGGCGGCGACGACGGGATCGTCGTAGCCGAAGGCGATGGCGTTGTTTTCCTTCAGGTGATCCTTCAGGACATCATGAGCGCCGTCTTTCACCGCCAGACGGGCCAGGGTGTTTTTCACAACCTGGTAATCGATGCCCGCGGCGCGGAGCTTGACGCGCAATTCGGTCAGCTCCTCGACGGTCATCGCCCGAAAGTCGGTAACCACCGCAATGCCGGCCCGGTCCGCCTTAGCGCGCAGTTGTTCGATAATCTCGTTTTTTTGCGCACGTTGCACGGGTACCTACCTCCACATGCGGGTTGGAGGGCCTTCAAGGGAGCCAAAGCCGAATCTCGGCGGGAAATTAAGGGGGACACCCCCACCCGCTGTCTCTGACTCGCCTTCCATGCCCTGTTTTATATCGAAAAATCGTCCCAGGCCAAAGGACGCACCTTTGGCCGGGGACAATTGGTTGCAAAAAAGGGGAGCTACGGTTAGCCCTCGAGAAGCTTGCGCACCGACTGGGTGTCCACCTTGATGCCGGGCCCCATGGTCGTGGCCAGGGCCATGGCCTGCAGATAGGTTCCCTTGGCGGCCGAGGGCTTAAGCCGCATGACGGTGTCGATCAGGGCCCGGAAGTTGTCGAGCAGCTTCTCGGCACCGAACGAACGCTTGCCCAGCGGCACATGGAGCACACCGGCCTTGTCCACCTTGAACTCGACCTTGCCGGCCTTGAGCTCCTGGACGGCCTTGGCGATGTCAAAGGTGACGGTGCCGGTCTTGGCGTTGGGCATGAGGCCGCGAGGGCCGAGGATCTTGCCGATCTTGCCGACCGAAGCCATCATGTCGGGGGTGGCAACGGCCTTGTCGAAGTCGAGGAAGCCGCCCTTGATCTTTTCGATCAGCTCGTCGCCGCCGGCGATGTCGGCTCCGGCCTCGCGGGCCTCGGCCTCCTTGTCGCCCTTGCAGAAGGCGACCACGCGCACGCTCTTGCCCAGCCCATGGGGCAGGGAGACGGCGCCGCGGACCATCTGGTCGGAGTACTTGGGGTTGACGCCCAGGCACAGGGCGACGTCGACGGTCTCGTCGAACTTGGCTACGCCCGTCTTGACGGTCAGAGCCATGGCTTCGGTGAGATCGAATTTA
This genomic window contains:
- the rplL gene encoding 50S ribosomal protein L7/L12 encodes the protein MSDITKEQVVDFIANMTVLELSQFIKELEEKFGVSAAAPAMGMMMAAPAAGGDAAAAEEEKTEFDVVLTNAGGNKIAVIKVVRALTGLGLKEAKAKVDELPSTIKEGVAKADAEEAKKQLDEAGATCEIK
- the rplJ gene encoding 50S ribosomal protein L10 encodes the protein MQRAQKNEIIEQLRAKADRAGIAVVTDFRAMTVEELTELRVKLRAAGIDYQVVKNTLARLAVKDGAHDVLKDHLKENNAIAFGYDDPVVAAKVLVDYAKTSKKFTVKLASLGGSLIDSDGVVELSKLPSKPELLAKTLGTMNAVPTNFVSLFANVIRGMLYALTAIKDKKEAA
- the rplA gene encoding 50S ribosomal protein L1, with translation MAKHGKKYREAVKDLDLTNKFDLTEAMALTVKTGVAKFDETVDVALCLGVNPKYSDQMVRGAVSLPHGLGKSVRVVAFCKGDKEAEAREAGADIAGGDELIEKIKGGFLDFDKAVATPDMMASVGKIGKILGPRGLMPNAKTGTVTFDIAKAVQELKAGKVEFKVDKAGVLHVPLGKRSFGAEKLLDNFRALIDTVMRLKPSAAKGTYLQAMALATTMGPGIKVDTQSVRKLLEG